ATGTAAGAAGACCTCAAATGATGAAAAGGAAACCTGGAAAAAGCAGCTCTTAGATATAGAAGACAATTCACTTTCTCCtgataaaatagaaaatcaaCAAAAGGTTGAGAAAGAAAGGTTAACAAAGCAAATTAatgatacaaataaaataaaatttgtagatGAAATAACTGTACCAAAATGCAAAAGTGCATCCTTTCCAGGAAATCTGTCTGTTGCGCTGCCCATTCCAAACAGAGAACAATGTGATGAAAGACAACTGGATTTATACCGATCTTGGTCATGTACAAGTATTTGCCAGAATTATCCTGACCTACAGATTGGAGGAGACCATGTGGGCAACATGTATGATTCAGGCTGCTTTGTGGAACACATACGTGATGATGCTTTTAATGGTCCCCTTTTACTTTCAGTAGATATACCATTGGGCCATTCTCCCATCGTTGAGCCTCTAGAGAAACTATCTGCCTCAAAACTTTTGAATGGAGATGAAATTCGAG
The sequence above is a segment of the Myotis daubentonii chromosome X, mMyoDau2.1, whole genome shotgun sequence genome. Coding sequences within it:
- the LOC132223974 gene encoding TLR adapter interacting with SLC15A4 on the lysosome-like, which encodes MLGEAFLLELLYKEQKYTTFCKPPTCKKTSNDEKETWKKQLLDIEDNSLSPDKIENQQKVEKERLTKQINDTNKIKFVDEITVPKCKSASFPGNLSVALPIPNREQCDERQLDLYRSWSCTSICQNYPDLQIGGDHVGNMYDSGCFVEHIRDDAFNGPLLLSVDIPLGHSPIVEPLEKLSASKLLNGDEIREKSMLFHKQPRSNSMLNKYMENKLDELYKQFLEENLTKCLSITNLMASNLLMNNVNQFSLQISQEQNVEASKAREALLHSFSRCNFYNISHGNSSEFSTPNLQISKQRSREFVSHVI